Within Coffea arabica cultivar ET-39 chromosome 4e, Coffea Arabica ET-39 HiFi, whole genome shotgun sequence, the genomic segment TAGATTGTGGAAACATACATGttgagagagagacagagagagagagacctgGGTTAGTTGTCTGCTTTCATGGTTTCCACGTAGTAGTGTAATATTAGCAGGGTATCTGGCagcaaaataaaaatcatgccAATGCATAAGTAACATGTCATAGTCAAAAACTAAGTCAAGCAGTAACTACAGGAACACTGAAATAGAATTTACTACAGCAACTTACTTAGAAGGATAAAGTGTCCActtgtttttttgttgtttgggtttttggggggggggggggggggggggcgtgcatgaaggaaaaagaaaacattacCTGACATAACTCAAACCCTTATTAAACCCAGAATGAAAAATCTTGTCTATGACTTTTCCAGTAATCCTTTTCGTATGAGTCAAATCTTTCAGAGTTAGTCAAAACTGTCTCTGGTGGTACCACTTTAGGGTATTCGCAGTTTTTTGACAAAGCTAGACAGAAAATCAGTAAAATTATTGTAGAAAAGCTTTAGCAATTCTTGGGAAAATTGGCAAATTCCTCAGCTGAAGCTAAACATAATACTCAAACTAATGTTTCGGCATGAGTTATGAACTCATTATTGAAATCGTTAGTAGTTACTTTTCACAATATAATAATCCCAATGGCTGATGAAAGCTAATATGTACAAATACTCAGAAATATTTCATGTATTCACAATTGCTAGACATCAATCATCAGAGTACTGGCATCAACATAATCATAAAATTTCATTCTGTTCCTTAAAACTAGTTAGCAACGCTAAGTACCACATGATTGATATCTAAGACtactaaaaccaatttctcAGTCCACAATATACACATCTCCCGTCATAATCACTAACATCAATCCATTAATCTCAAATCAAACCCTTACTTTAGTAtgcaaatataaaataattgaGTACTTTATTACAAGGTAAATTGATTTGATCTCAACTAAAAAACCAAAAACCAAAAGCATCATACAGAAGAGTCAATGGCTACCACTGTATTTGCACATACCTTGCTTTTAGGAGCAACAGAATAGTGAAAACTTCTAGACTATTATATCCACGGTCCACAAAATCTCCCTAATAATGCACAAGATTGTTTATAAAGTCATTAAATCACTAAAGAATAACCacaaaccaagaataacatacACCACATATTCTGCACAAACTTACCATAAAAATGTAATTTGTCTCTGGCACATGACCTCCGGTTTGGAAAAGTTTCATTAAATCATGAAATTGGCCATGAATGTCACCACAAACTGTCACTGGACTATTGACAGGCTGCACATTTGACTCCTCAATCAAGATTTCCTTCACCTGAAAAGTTTCAGTGTTCAAGGACAGTGTAGCAAACAAACTGAAACAGGTGATTCATTTCAAACATCAAATTCCTGTTATATTAGAAAGTTTGACAGCAAACTTAATAAGAAACTTAGCACATAATCAACTGTACAGAGGCACCTAAACAGCGGCAGGGAGCTCCATTATATACAGCATTTATTACCAGATCTTTAGCAAAGTTTACATGCTAGATGTACACTCTGAGAATGAGCCTGCACTTCATTAATGTCTCATGGCCTTCTATAGCTTGATCTCCATATAAATATGTAAAACATATATGCGTAATTGCACTTATTTACATATCATGCATTGCATTATTCTGATAACAATATAACAGGGGTACCCTGATGTCACAAGGTTGCAAACCACATGCAGCCTTAATAATGAGCATTGAAAAGCAATAGGACCCTGCAGGTCCTTTTCTTGGAAGAATTAGAAGCTGCTATAATAATAAGTTACATAAACATACGCAACTGACAAGTGGTCAGGTATAAGGACTAGTAAACAGAAAGACCTGATATCCACAGGATGTGGCAAACACCATTACTTGATTGGTGAACATGTAAGTTTTTATAAGTTTAAAGCATTTTGTCACCTACCCACAGCCAAACCATCAACAACTCATCATCCTTCTTCAGCTGACAAGATCTatccatctttcttcttcttcctcctcctccccgGCAGCGATGTTACCTAGAAAGTAAACCCATCAACAACTAATCATGCTTCGTCATTCAACTTTCTTCTCTACTTCTTCCTCTTCCCTGGTTCCCATATTCCCAACTAAGCCAACTCATTATAACCAACgaatttttctctttcactTCTCTAAATCTGAGTGGACATAATTCCTCATCAACCAATCTTAATAACATCTATTGAAAATCAAATTGAACATGTCCACAAACCAATTTTCAAGTTCTAATTCGAGTAGAATATCATGTCCCCTAATGCGCTAAGCTATTCCTCTTCTCCTTCTGCTTCCACTACCGCTactacttataataataattcttGCAGAATAATAGTTACCAAAAGCCACCAACTAAAATCATATCCTTATCGACCCTACCAAGAAACCTAAAACCTAAAACCCGAGTCTTGACAAAAAATCCACCTTAAAAAAATCGACGAAAATTCAACTAATTGCAGCAAAAAGTAaccacaacaaaaaaaaaatagtgaaaaATGCATCTTTTGCCCTAAAAAGAAGGCAATCAACGACAAGAGattcaccaaaaaaagaaaagaaaagaaaaaggaaatacgtATTCGCAGAGAAGCTGGAGCTCGTCCTCCGACAAGTGTTGTCCCTCTTTAACCTTTGCTATCCACTGATCCAAATCCATCACCGTCATCTTCTTCGATTTCAATTccgttttttcctcttttcttgaaaagaaaatcaGAAATGCGAAGAGTAGGCGAGGGCAACCGCAGCGCAACGACggagaaaaaaaatatgagaaagcaaatggaaaaatgaataattaaaaaaaaaaaggccttaACGAAGTATAGAAAGTCGACGCAATGAAGCTTTCGACTGGAGAATGGACCGGACGGGGAAAATCtaaagatttttctttttctttttgcctttttatttctctccttttttattttatttttttcctcctttggTATTTTGCTCTTGTTTTGTCACTGGGCGGAATAGTTTTTGATTTCACATTTTCAAAGTCCACTTAAATCTTTAACACGAAAAACAATGGTGAAAGGAAATTCTTGATGTATGACATTGGTAGCACCTAGCAATAATAAAaagagaaattgtagctttgaTTAGTTCTTAAAATTTGCACGAAAAGCAAATGTAGTACCAAATGTTAAGTTTCTATATCCATTTTGATTTTCTTCTGTTACTATGGAAATCAGATCACGTGCAactaatttttataaaatttaaaagtaagTTTGTCACATATTGATCACTTGAATAATTAGtctttaacctaaaaattttttGTCAACCAAATTTTTGTATCTTTAGGCTAGAGAATAATTACTCATGTGATCAGTATGCCAATCAACAATTCTCATTCACTACAAATTTGTCTAATAataatatttcattttttttaatttttaaaaaatacttgCTAGTATGAAACAACACGTGATGAGATGAGATTCTTGTAGCAATTTACAAAACAATCCATAAGACTAAATGTGCTAAGCTATTGAAACATTTAGAACTATATTTGCTTTTGCCCAAACTTTAAGGACTAGAAGCACTCATGCCCCAAACATTTGAGACTAAAACTACATTTCTTTATAATAAAAACTTCAAAGATGAATACAAACATTAGGATCAAAAGTCTCTATGATTACTAGACAAATGTCTTGGCGTAGTTTACAGTCAAGATTACTTTAGTGTCTTGCATCATTTTAGTGTTCTTGTGCTACAAGATTCAATCCATAAGACTAAATGTGCGTAGATATTGAACATTTAGAACTATATTTACTTTTGCCCAAACTTTAAAGACTAGAAGCACTCATGCGCCAAACATTTGAGACTAAAACTGCATTTCTCTCTAATAAAAACTTGAAAAATGAATACAGACATTAGGATCAAGAGCCCTTATGATTACCAGACAAATGTCTTGGCATAGTTTATAGTCAGGATGAAATCGTGCCACATGAATGGCTAAGAAGGACTCTACCTAACTTGCATCATTTTAGTGTTCTTGtgcagaaaaaaaatgaaaaattagcaTATTAGTTTAGTGTTCATGTGTCcaaaaaaagttgaaaattagcATATTAGCAAAGGATGCTACTCCTGCTCTCCAACTTGCCCAAACCATCCCCACCAATTTCCTTTCCATCTAAATCATAATAGAAGGCGAGATCTTTCCCCAAATTCTGAAAAACAAACACTAAATATTTTCTTCATGCTAGCATCTCTTTTCATTCTCCTGGAGTTGAGAGGGGAGGAATAGTTAAAAACTTAAACAACCACACAAGAAATTGTGTTGGAAAAATTATTATGATTTCTCACTCTTCATGTGCTTGATTGAAAAAGTTaacttttttttggaaaaaaaataatctaAGATTAAGATTTAATTCAAGTAAATCCCTTGCATGAAAATATTAGTGAtattccaaaaagaaaattgtaaaATTGTGGAATTGCAATGGGTGTGATGAAGAAAATTTgggtggatttttttttttttgctttaatgTAGGTTATAAATGAGAAAAGTAGAAAGGAAAGACAACGATAGTTTGAATTTGCACCGAAACGGCCACAAACAACCCCCCCCCCCGAAGCCTCCGACCCTTTCCCTCTTGCTTCTCTTGTTTCTTATGGAGTCTTTGTCGGTCCTAGTAGTCTTTGACACTTGAGGCTATGGCGGTTGTTCAGCCGCTGCACCTTACAGGAGGCGGCAGTCCTCTCCCTCCCAAATCTTTTGTAGTGGTAGTCACTTCAAGCACGATGTCTTCTGCTTCTTCTATGCTAGACATTGGCGCTATTACGTCCTATAGGGGGAGCCTGCGTTAAGGTTGTCTCGTCAAGAGATGTTGTTGATTTCTAAACCCTTCAAGAATGCATTGGTGGGTAGGTTTGCTTATCGTAGGCCTTCTATGGATGTAGTCAGgaaattttttctttcccttggtTTGAAGGGTCAGTGATATTCTCATCCGACCGGTGTTAGAAGAGGACTATACTAGAATTTTTGTTCGCAAGACTTGGTTTGTTCAGAATTCTCCCATTGTTGCATCCAAGTGAATGCTAGATTTCAAGGCTTCGCAAGAATCCTCTATTGCTCCTGTTTGGGCTTGCTTTCCCCTCCTTTGAAAGGAAATACCTTGAGAAACTGGCCTCTATTCTTGGTCACCCTTTACGTCTTGATGGTGCCACAGGAACTTTGAAGTGCCCCTCAGTGACTAGGGTATTAATCGAGTTGGACATGGCTTGTGCCCCTATTAAGCGTGTCTGGTTAGGTGATGATGACTTCGGTTTCTAACAATATGTGGTGTATGAGAACTGGCCCACATATTGTTCCCACTATTCGTGGGTTGGTCACTTCATTGAAAGTGGCATCAATGATACACTTGCACCTAAATCACATAAAGTATTAGTGAAATTCAAATATCGAATTGTACAAGCTATAGTGAAACTCCCCGAATCTTTAAACTTTTTTGGAAGGTTGTGTACACTTGCACCTaaatcatataaagtattagtGAAATTCAAATGTCCAATGGTACAAGGTATAGTGAAACTCCCCAAATCTTTAAACTTTGTTGGAAGTTTGTGTTGAACGCATGCCTAGCATTCCTCCGTTGATGCTATTGTCTCATGATCTttaattttcctctttcttGACATAAATCATTCAAGAAACGAGCATAAAAGGGAATTTGGAAGATAGCATCAACAAAAGGAATATAAATCCTAATTTGTTTAAACATTtgagcaaatttcttaaatttcttCTCCTTATTGGTTTGTTTCAACCTATCGGGGAAAAGAACGGAGTTTGTAGCATTCTTATGAGAAATATGAGAAGAAGGCATATCAAACTCAATTGAAACATGATCCTTTTTACCGTCTTGTTCATTATTACCcctattttcatcatttttttacttttaccaAGGTGATTATCATCTAATTGTTTGCCACTTCTAAGAGTGATTTCATTCACATGTTCTCTAGGATTCATTTCGATTTTACTTGAAAATTCACCCGGTTGCCCAAATTAATGGAATTAGCTATATTGCCTAATTGGTCTTGCATATCCCTAATCACGGTCATATATTGTTCATACTTGTTTTAACATCATCaaatctttcttttgtttcatgaatatatttttcaaaattgacctCCAAAATTGAAACACACGAGACAAGTGGCCTTGTTGAAAATCGGGTGGATTGATAGGTTTTTGTGAATTTGATTGGTCTCTCCACACTAAATTGGGATGGTTTTTCCAACTAGGGTTGTAAGTGCttgaaaaagaattattttgaGGTGACTAATTGTAGTTGTtaactgatgtgtgcacggaccttagcccacaCAATGATCcaaatgatccagttcgagtgcTGTtaggcctagtcacacgtgcacgggctaagcaattcaagaaatcacttcaaacccttgtgcgaaatgttcaagaccaacaaggagtccatcggacgattgaaggcttggaaagtgataatcaagttgtctacacatTGCTCGAAGCCCATGAAGAGCCAAGTGGAGTCCACGGGTCCCCTGAGTAGAATCAACCAACTGTTGGGCCTTCAAAGTCTTGAGTTGTCAAGTCATTGTTTAGATTAGCTACTAGTTGagtcatggattcggcccacctagTCCAAGGGATGGCCGAACCTCCCTTTCCCTTTTCCCCCTAGCATTAGGGTTTCTTAGTCGTGAGTCTATATAAAGGGTTACTTTGTACGAGTTGAGGgttagacgttttatcaataaaattcatTGTTTCGATTCTTTCTAGTGTGAGAAACTCGATCCTCTACttgcttttggcaagggttcttgagtaATCTCGTGATTgttcttgattgttctaccgacctatccactagagtattcacctcgattggaatcgtcgttctaccaccttcaatcaagtcGTGTCGTCCGTCTTGGTTTTGGGTTTCGCAAACCAAACGTTGgacaatctcgctagatccttgggcaaacgtgctatgtgtctcgaaacgcgttgatcgaggagcgTATTAGTTGGCTTCAGAGATTAGGTTGAGGTATCTTCTGTATATCCGTTTCCTTGTTCATCTAGTTCGTCTAGGGTttgatattttcgctgccttgttataaaaaaaatttctgtccGCACCTTTTGCTGTTCCTTGTCACGTCAATCTCTGTTCGTGTGTTGTGTCGTGCATGCTGTCCGTGTAGTCTTCACGTGTTGCTGCAATTTGTTCTTGTATTGAGTCGCTAGTGTTCATCAAATTCTATCCGCAACTTGTTCTAGTTATTGGTCGAAGTTGCTCATCAAGTCTGTCCGTAGTCTTGCTCATTGttttgtgtcaaatctgtcgtGGTTCGTGTACACTTGGAATgtacaaaaattctggttgAGTTCCCAAATCtatcttggtcgttagtcatcgcCTAAGCAACAAGAAAACCACTTGGGCGGTGGCTAGGGTTTCGTTTCGCGCTAGGGTGTCTTTctctcaaatctgtccaagtcgtTTGAAggtcatccaagttgttttacttgttttccaaatctgatttgtggtTAAATTCGTTGGTGTTTGTGAATCTTGaggagaacctacaagaatctagggtttcttgaatttcttgatcaCAATCTTGAAGTACTTGAAACTTACTTGGACGTTCTTGAGGGATCTTGATTGATTACGTGTGTTGTTGTTTGGCCGAACCAAAATACTGGAATTTTACCCTTTCGACCAAGTGCTAGTGTTGTTCCTTTAATTCAAAAATAgaattgaaaggaaaagaaagaaagaaactcgggtggcaagaaaaacaagaaggGAATCGCACTTTTATTGCCCAAATCAGTTTGAATACATCTTGTTCCTacccaaaaacagaaaaataaaacaaaggaaagactcaaaagttttgatctaccacttcttgaagttcttgaacatCTTGTTTCTTGGGAACTTGTTTCACCCTTCTAGCAAACATCTTCTTGTACTCTCTAGCGGTGGTGAAAGGTTTCCTCGGTgttggtgtgaatttcttgggagTATCTTGGGTAACCTGTTGGGGGGGAGCCCGAGGAGGGTTAGTTCCTTTACTTGGTTGAGCATCCATTATCTTGACACCAAGAACCAAAATTGCcttgttcttgaaaaaaaaagaaaataaaagagagcACCGAAGCTGCCTTGTTGAAACGATTGCTCTTGTGTGTGTGAGGGAGTTGCGGATTGGCCGTGAACTTTATAGCTTGGTGCCAACCGAGTTGAACAAGGGTTTGTGGGCAAGAAGACCGAAATCTGATTTTCTAAACCTAATTGGGAAGGAATTTGGGAGGTTTCTAAAGGTTGTTTCCAAGAGGAAACGGGTTTTCtaaaagtttccaaaactaacttgtttcccaAAATCAACTAGGAAACTAAGTAGATAGCTTGGGTACTTCTTTCACTTCCACTTggacacactcctacattttaagAACTAGGGTTTCGGTTGTTTCCCTTTCACACTAGTGCACcattccatttctgtccgccactagTACACTTCCAAAAGCGTCCATTCTTGTTTCCTTTTACATCCACATTCGTGTCTTGCCTTCTTGATTACTTTTGTGGATaattggtgacaattattggactttgCGCTGCATTCCTCAACTACTCAACCCGATAGgtaaaggaatttttggtaagaacattagagtgttttgagtGAAAATACAAGAGTGACcgaaacactaagggagtgaaatgaggttatatttgtcctattttcttgttcactaaccttttgcaggtaAGGCGAAAGGCATGGAGTAGGCTCAACCGGCCACTGACTATTCATTGATATTCACTGCTATGAAAAAtaagcttaagcggattagtgagcaacaaatggaggagatgcACACCTGTTTTGACGAGCTCTCAAAGAGCTTCACAAGAGGCTTTCGATCTAGATCTCGCAACAGaggtaaccatggcaccaaagaagCAAATTATGAGGAGTactcggctagtgaagatgaggagagagccgagagactTAAGCGGGATACATCTAAGAatgagctcaagggacttaagaTCCAGGTGcctacgttccaaggcaaaagtgaccccgAGACTTACCTGGAATGGGAAGGCCACAttgagatggtcttcgactgcgATGACTATAGCGAGGAGCAAAAGATGAAAGTAGccactgttgagttcaccgactacgcactagtttggtgggaccaagtaaggACTAACCGAAGGACAATGGGAGAACCACGAGTccggacttggcgagaactcaaggcattAATGCGCAAGAGGTTTGTTCCTAGCTATTACAACCGCAATCTCCACTCTAAggttcaaaccctcactcaaggcaacatgaatGTGGATGACTActacaaggagatcgagatggccatgatgagggcaaacattcaagaagatagtgaggctacaatggcaaggttccttagaggtctcaaccctagccttcaagaagccttggaactccaacattacttggacatgcatgatcttctcaaactagccatcaaggccgagaggggaaagaaattgaggcgaggggCCCATACCTTCCAAACTTTCAACTCGACTTCATGGAGGGGAAACCAATCACGGAGGACAGCCCACGTGATTTGTGCACGGatcttagcccaagtaatgatccagttcgagttccattggggcCAGTCACACGCGCAcaggccaagcgcttcaaggaatCCGTTCAAGCTCTTGTGcaaaatgttcaagaccaacaaggagtccatcgggatattgaaggcttggaaggtgataatcaagttgtctattTGATGATCCAATCCCAcaaagagagcccatgaagggtTGGTCGACTAGGCCtcaggccttagtgttaggttcaattgtttagagttggattagattagtttatttgagtcatgggccggcccaccttgtccaatgAGTGGCCGACTCTCCTTAGCTAGTTTCCTAGGGTTtcattagccccttagcctatataaagacTCACTTTGTACGGTTAACGGGTACACAATTttcataataaaattctgatttgtttctcttccaattattgagagcattcgatccTTTCACTTGCTTAGGCAAGGGTTCTTGAACAATCTCGCgactgtccttgattgttctatcgacctatccactagagtaacCACCTCTGTTGGAGTTGTCGTTCTACTACCCTCCAACCAATTCGTGTCGTatgttttggttttaggttccgtaatccaagcgttggacaatctcgctagatccttgggcaaacgtgctacgtgtctcgaaacgagttgatcgaggagcgtatcagttggcttcagagcttaggtggaggtatctttcgttatatccttgtttttcatagttgtgtcgtagggtttttgtgttttgtccgctgccttgtttcaaaaaaaaaaaaaaacaaaatctgTCCGCATTTGTTCTCCCTTGTCGTGTGAGTCATTTGGCTCAAATCTGTCCGGAGTCGTTTATTGCTTTGTGGCCATCAATTTCTGTTCGTAGGTTTGTGTCGTGCATGCTGTCCGTGTAATCTCCACGTGTGGCTGCACTTGTCCTTGTTATTGAGTCGCTAGTGTTCTtcaaaagagaaacaaaattCTGTCAGTGTGTTGCTCGTTCATTGTCGCATCACTTATTAGGTGTTACTGGCATTGAGTCTTGTTTCTAATCTGTTCGTTATTGGTATGTCCGTTGTTGCGTCCAAAATGCTGTTTGAAGCGTGCCAAATCTGCCTTGTTAGTTAGTCATCGCTTGAGCCACAAGAAAACAAGTgaggcggcggctagggtttcctttggcggctagggtttgtgTGCGCTAGGGTTCCCTTGTTTCGAATCTGCCCAAGTTGTTTGTGggttcatccaagttgttttcttaattttcaaatctgatttgtggtTAATTTTGTTGGTACTTGTAAATCTTGAAggaaacctacaagaatctagggtttcttgagtttcttgaaaccAATCTTGAAgctcttgaagttcttgaaagttTCTTGGAGAGTTCTTGCAAGAACTTGCTGATTTGAACGTTGCTTGTGGGGAAAATAGAGGGCTGACCAGAATCTGGTTTTGAACCTATCGGCCAAGTGTTGTGACGTTgctaagtcaaaaaaaaaaaatagaaacgaaaaagaaaagagaaaagacacTCGGGTggcaagaaaataaaaccaTAAGATAGAGGGAAGTGAATCTTTATTGCCGAATCAGTTTCTTACATCTTGCTCTCAATCCAAAACAGAAAATCAcacaaagggaaaagaaaagtactcaaaagttttgacctacctcttcttgaggttcttgatcaCCTTGTGTCTTGGAAACTTGTACCA encodes:
- the LOC113742551 gene encoding phytochrome-associated serine/threonine-protein phosphatase 3 isoform X2 yields the protein MTVMDLDQWIAKVKEGQHLSEDELQLLCEYVKEILIEESNVQPVNSPVTVCGDIHGQFHDLMKLFQTGGHVPETNYIFMGDFVDRGYNSLEVFTILLLLKARYPANITLLRGNHESRQLTQVYGFYDECQRKYGNANAWRYCTDVFDYLTLSAIIDGTVLCVHGGLSPDIRTIDQDVLDITRASLSCQSCREQKEKIVLIMKWYIVTLFVIMPLVLS